The Helianthus annuus cultivar XRQ/B chromosome 16, HanXRQr2.0-SUNRISE, whole genome shotgun sequence genome includes a window with the following:
- the LOC110924318 gene encoding uncharacterized protein LOC110924318, whose amino-acid sequence MADTNEDEATQQEQLKTMISEEVGKAIQANIPRLAQELESHVLEVVETMMASKMDKLKGKIDEIQGKKRARKCTYKEFMACNPLPYKGEIDPIACQRWIASMEAVFLRSHCEKENQVMFATGCLQLQAKDWWDAYSKEIGEDRVQVLTWQEFKETFLKYHCPQSAIDRIQEDFLHLRQKDETIDEITNTFLDKLKFCKEIAGTERMRINHYHGMLKAKYQEFITPAKCETLNELINLARDREIELRRQAERGEKRVSENVPSSSPSKKQKFQDHSKKDKAKGSIPKCKTCGKLHTGECLKGKKGCYNCGQGGHPYYRCPNPTRTCYNCFQPGHIKDECPKLQQKTNKETRKEEAPRAKGRMFQISTEEAKDHPNVVSGILLLILMPTYVLFDTRASRSFVSSELVSHPSFRIERMHVPLEVEITDSKSYLLHKVCRDCEIVVEDEKFAIDLIPMVLGEFKVVVGMDWLAKHHAEIQCEKKVIHVLTPGGKRVSIQGERIVNSKLCSIVQAFKYVRNGSNAFLTYVIDTNQNTPKI is encoded by the coding sequence ATGGCGGATACGAATGAGGACGAAGCGACACAACAAGAACAACTGAAAACTATGATTTcggaagaggttggaaaggcaatcCAGGCCAATATTCCTCGATTAGCCCAAGAATTGGAAAGTCATGTCTTAGAGGTGGTAGAAACGATGATGGCAAGTAAGATGGACAAGTTGAAAGGGAAGATTGATGAAATACAAGGAAAGAAGAGGGCTCGCAAATGCACATACAAGGAATTTATGGCGTGCAATCCTTTACCCTATAAAGGAGAGATTGACCCTATAGCATGTCAAAGGTGGATCGCAAGTATGGAGGCGGTGTTTTTAAGGAGCCACTGTGAAAAGGAAAACCAAGTAATGTTTGCCACCGGTTGTTTACAACTCCAAGCTAAAGACTGGTGGGATGCTTATAGTAAAGAAATTGGTGAAGATAGggttcaagtcttgacatggCAAGAGTTCAAGGAAACTTTCCTAAAGTACCATTGTCCGCAATCTGCCATTGACAGGATCCAAGAAGATTTCTTACATCTTCGACAGAAAGACGAAACCATTGATGAAATAACCAACACTTTTCTTGACAAGCTGAAATTCTGTAAAGAAATAGCGGGAACGGAAAGAATGAGGATAAACCACTATCATGGTATGTTGAAGGCCAAATATCAGGAGTTCATAACTCCCGCTAAATGTGAAACCTTGAACGAGCTCATTAATTTGGCCCGAGATAGGGAGATTGAACTAAGAAGACAAGCAGAAAGAGGTGAGAAAAGAGTGTCTGAGAATGTTCCCAGCTCAAGCCCGTCAAAGAAACAGAAATTTCAAGATCATAGCAAGAAGGATAAGGCGAAAGGTAGCATTCCGAAATGCAAGACTTGTGGAAAGTTACACACGGGGGAGTGCTTGAAGGGGAAGAAGGGTTGTTACAATTGTGGTCAAGGGGGACATCCATACTATAGATGTCCTAATCCTACCAGAACGTGCTATAACTGTTTCCAACCGGGTCATATTAAGGATGAATGTCCCAAGCTTCAACAGAAAACCAATAAGGAAACAAGAAAGGAGGAAGCCCCAAGAGCTAAGGGGAGGATGTTTCAGATCTCGACTGAAGAAGCAAAGGACCACCCGAATGTTGTGTCAGGTATACTATTATTGATCTTGATGCCTACGTACGTGTTATTTGATACTAGAGCCAGTAGATCGTTTGTGTCAAGTGAATTAGTGTCACACCCCTCTTTTAGAATCGAAAGAATGCATGTGCCACTAGAAGTAGAGATAACAGATAGTAAGAGTTATTTGTTGCACAAAGTTTGTAGAGATTGTGAAATTGTCGTTGAAGATGAGAAGTTTGCCATTGACCTTATTCCCATGGTATTGGGAGAATTCAAGGTTGtagttggcatggattggctagCCAAACATCATGCCGAAATTCAATGCGAGAAAAAGGTAATCCATGTGTTAACACCAGGAGGAAAACGAGTGAGTATACAAGGGGAAAGGATTGTTAATTCGAAGCTTTGTTCCATAGTCCAAGCATTCAAGTATGTGCGAAATGGAAGTAATGCATTTCTAACTTACGTGATAGATACTAACCAGAATACCCCCAAGATATAG
- the LOC110924317 gene encoding uncharacterized protein LOC110924317, with protein MAPYEMLYRRKCRTPICWGEVGQREIAPNDIVAKTNEKIDLVRARLKVAQDRQKAYADRRRRPIEFQIGDHVLLKVSPWKGIIRFHKRGKLGPRYIGPFKILARVGKVAYWLELLRTLDGIHDTFHVSQLRKCLADETAYVPLDDIELDEKLNYVERPIAIKDSKVTHLRKKTIKQVLVQWQHWKGSDLTWELEDEMREHYSTLFGTY; from the coding sequence atggcaccgtatGAAATGTTGTACAGAAGGAAGTGTAGAACTCCAATTTGTTGGGGAGAGGTGGGGCAAAGAGAAATTGCGCCCAATGATATAGTAGCTAAAACTAACGAAAAGATCGATCTTGTGCGAGCCCGTTTAAAAGTggctcaagatcgacaaaaggCCTATGCAGATCGAAGAAGACGACCTATCGAGTTTCAGATAGGTGATCATGTGTtattaaaggtttccccatggaaaggTATAATCCGTTTCCATAAGCGAGGAAAGCTAGGTCCCCGTTACATAGGACCTTTCAAGATTTTAGCCCGGGTTGGGAAGGTAGCATATTGGTTGGAATTACTGCGAACGTTAGATGGAATACATGACACATTCCATGTGTCACAATTGAGAAAGTGCTTAGCGGATGAGACGGCATACGTGCCCCTCGACGATATTGAATTGGACGAAAAATTGAATTACGTTGAAAGGCCGATAGCTATCAAGGATTCCAAGGTAACGCACCTTCGGAAGAAAACTATAAAGCAAGTCTTGGTGCAATGGCAACATTGGAAAGGATCGGATCTTACATGGGAGTTAGAAGATGAAATGAGGGAGCACTACtcgacattatttggtacgtattaa